In Stenotrophomonas sp. ASS1, the following proteins share a genomic window:
- the glpK gene encoding glycerol kinase GlpK, whose protein sequence is MTPRYVLAIDQGTTSSRAILFDRAGDIVGSAQREFAQIFPQPGWVEHDPREILTSVYATLTELLSRGQIDPRHIAALGITNQRETTVVWDRATGQPIHNAIVWQSRQSHAICERLKSEGHEALIRERTGLLIDAYFSATKVRWILDHVEGAQQRAERGELLFGTIDSWLVWNLSGGQAHVTDYSNAARTLLFNIHTLDWDDDLLALLDIPRAMLPQVRDSSAVYAHTRPQFFFDHPIPIAGIAGDQQAALFGQACFQPGMVKNTYGTGCFMLMHTGAQAVRSRNGLLTTIAWGLDGRVEYALEGSIFIAGSVVQWLRDGLRMIERASDSQALAAQVPDSGGAYLVPAFVGLGAPYWRSDVRGAMFGLTRGTRKAHFVRAALEAMAYQTRDVLDAMQSDAGIALTELRADGGAIGNDFLAGFQADILGVPLLRPRLTETTALGAAYLAGLAVGFWSSREQIAAQWGLDRRFEPQMEVARREKLYAGWQQAVAATLAFHVD, encoded by the coding sequence ATGACGCCCCGCTACGTGCTGGCCATCGACCAGGGCACCACCAGTTCGCGCGCGATCCTGTTCGACCGCGCCGGCGACATCGTCGGCAGCGCGCAGCGCGAATTCGCGCAGATCTTCCCGCAGCCGGGTTGGGTCGAGCATGACCCGCGCGAGATTCTCACCAGCGTCTATGCCACGCTGACCGAACTGCTCAGCCGCGGGCAGATCGACCCGCGCCACATCGCCGCACTGGGCATCACCAACCAGCGCGAAACCACCGTGGTCTGGGACCGTGCCACCGGACAGCCGATCCACAACGCCATCGTCTGGCAGTCGCGGCAGAGCCACGCCATCTGCGAGCGGCTGAAGTCCGAAGGGCATGAGGCGCTGATCCGCGAGCGCACCGGCCTGCTGATCGATGCCTATTTCTCCGCCACCAAGGTGCGCTGGATCCTCGACCACGTCGAGGGCGCGCAGCAGCGTGCCGAGCGCGGCGAGCTGCTGTTCGGCACCATCGACAGCTGGCTGGTCTGGAACCTCAGTGGTGGCCAGGCGCATGTGACCGACTACAGCAACGCGGCGCGCACGCTGCTGTTCAACATCCACACGCTGGACTGGGATGACGACCTGCTGGCGCTGCTGGACATCCCGCGCGCGATGCTGCCGCAGGTGCGCGATTCCAGCGCGGTGTACGCACACACCCGGCCGCAGTTCTTCTTCGATCACCCGATCCCGATCGCCGGCATCGCCGGTGACCAGCAGGCGGCGCTGTTCGGCCAGGCCTGCTTCCAGCCGGGCATGGTCAAGAACACCTATGGCACCGGCTGCTTCATGCTGATGCACACCGGCGCGCAGGCGGTGCGTTCGCGCAATGGACTGCTGACCACCATCGCCTGGGGCCTGGACGGGCGCGTGGAATATGCGCTGGAAGGCTCGATCTTCATTGCCGGCTCGGTGGTGCAGTGGCTGCGCGATGGGTTGCGCATGATCGAACGCGCCAGCGACAGCCAGGCGCTGGCCGCGCAGGTGCCCGACAGCGGCGGTGCTTACCTGGTACCAGCATTTGTCGGCCTCGGTGCGCCCTATTGGCGAAGTGATGTGCGCGGCGCGATGTTCGGCCTGACCCGTGGCACCCGCAAAGCGCACTTCGTGCGTGCCGCGCTGGAGGCGATGGCCTACCAGACCCGCGACGTGCTCGATGCGATGCAGTCCGATGCCGGTATCGCGCTGACCGAGCTGCGCGCCGATGGCGGTGCGATCGGCAACGACTTCCTGGCCGGATTCCAGGCCGACATCCTTGGGGTACCACTGCTGCGGCCGCGGCTGACCGAGACCACCGCACTGGGCGCGGCCTACCTGGCCGGGCTGGCGGTGGGGTTCTGGTCCAGCCGCGAACAGATCGCCGCGCAATGGGGCCTGGACCGGCGCTTCGAGCCACAGATGGAGGTGGCGCGGCGCGAGAAACTGTATGCGGGATGGCAGCAGGCCGTGGCGGCCACCCTCGCCTTCCACGTCGACTGA
- a CDS encoding MetQ/NlpA family ABC transporter substrate-binding protein: MKKTLLLPLLAAALALTACGKSGEPSQKLVVAATAVPHAEILEVVKPILKQEGVDLDVRVFNDYVQPNDQLVQKQVDANYFQTEPYLDAYNRDRKTDLVKVIGVHIEPFGAYSRKIKSLAELREGADVVIPNDPSNNSRALILLHKAGVIELKDPTNALSTQRDISANPKNLKFRELDSAMLPRVLDQVDLALINTNYALDAGLNPTKDALAIESKDSPYVNFLVARPDNKDDARVQKLAKALTSPQVKAFIETKYKGAVLPAF; encoded by the coding sequence ATGAAGAAGACCCTGTTGCTGCCCCTGCTCGCCGCTGCGCTGGCCCTGACCGCCTGCGGCAAGTCCGGCGAGCCCTCGCAGAAGCTGGTGGTGGCCGCCACGGCCGTGCCGCATGCCGAGATCCTTGAAGTGGTCAAGCCCATCCTCAAGCAGGAAGGCGTGGACCTGGACGTGCGCGTGTTCAACGACTACGTGCAGCCCAACGACCAGCTGGTGCAGAAGCAGGTGGACGCCAACTACTTCCAGACCGAGCCGTATCTGGATGCCTACAACCGCGATCGCAAGACCGATCTGGTGAAGGTGATCGGCGTGCACATCGAGCCGTTCGGTGCGTATTCGCGCAAGATCAAGTCGCTGGCCGAGCTGCGCGAAGGTGCCGACGTGGTGATCCCGAACGACCCGAGCAACAACAGCCGCGCGCTGATCCTGCTGCACAAGGCCGGTGTGATCGAACTGAAGGATCCGACCAACGCGCTGTCGACCCAGCGTGACATCAGCGCCAATCCGAAGAACCTGAAGTTCCGCGAGCTGGACTCGGCGATGCTGCCGCGCGTGCTGGACCAGGTCGACCTGGCCCTGATCAACACCAACTACGCACTGGACGCGGGCCTCAACCCGACCAAGGATGCACTGGCGATCGAGAGCAAGGACTCGCCGTACGTGAACTTCCTGGTCGCGCGCCCGGACAACAAGGACGACGCCCGCGTGCAGAAGCTGGCCAAGGCCCTGACCAGCCCGCAGGTAAAGGCCTTCATCGAGACCAAGTACAAGGGCGCGGTGCTGCCGGCGTTCTGA
- a CDS encoding YafY family protein, translating into MDRYERITALHRLLKSARYPVTVATLQDKLGCSRATVYRDLAFLRDALMAPIEGDGEAGFRYQADESDRFELPGLWLSSEELHALLASQHLLARTGGGVLSSVLAPLQQRIESLLAAQAGVSSWPVDRVRVIPHRGRKFDEGSFRSVASAVLERRQLAFEYRARSTDEPTKRTVSPQRLTHYRDNWYLDAWDHDREALRSFAVDRIHKARVIDSTARDVADSELDEQLGASYGIFSGAPKGWATILFSAKAARWVADEHWHSKQQGRFLADGRYELKVPYSVSRELLMDVLHYGSDAEIVEPVMLREQAKALLELALSNYDNS; encoded by the coding sequence ATGGACCGATACGAACGCATCACCGCCCTGCATCGTCTGCTCAAGTCCGCACGCTATCCGGTGACGGTGGCGACCCTGCAGGACAAGCTCGGTTGCTCCCGTGCCACCGTCTACCGCGATCTGGCCTTCCTGCGCGATGCGCTGATGGCACCGATCGAGGGCGACGGCGAAGCCGGCTTCCGTTACCAGGCCGACGAGAGCGACCGCTTCGAGCTGCCCGGCCTGTGGCTGAGCTCGGAGGAGCTGCATGCCCTGCTGGCCTCGCAGCACCTGCTGGCGCGGACCGGAGGCGGCGTGCTGTCCTCGGTGCTGGCACCGCTGCAGCAGCGCATCGAGAGCCTGCTGGCGGCCCAGGCTGGCGTTTCCAGCTGGCCGGTGGACCGGGTGCGGGTGATTCCGCACCGTGGCCGCAAGTTCGATGAAGGCAGCTTCCGCAGCGTGGCTTCGGCGGTGCTGGAGCGCCGCCAGCTGGCGTTCGAGTACCGCGCCCGTTCCACCGACGAGCCGACCAAGCGCACCGTTTCGCCGCAGCGCCTGACCCACTATCGTGACAACTGGTACCTGGATGCCTGGGACCATGACCGCGAGGCGCTGCGCAGCTTTGCCGTGGACCGCATCCACAAGGCGCGGGTGATCGACAGCACCGCCCGCGACGTGGCCGACAGCGAGCTGGACGAGCAGCTCGGGGCCAGCTACGGCATCTTCTCCGGTGCGCCGAAGGGCTGGGCGACCATCCTGTTCAGCGCCAAGGCCGCGCGCTGGGTGGCCGACGAGCACTGGCATTCCAAGCAGCAGGGCCGCTTCCTGGCCGATGGCCGCTATGAACTGAAGGTGCCGTACAGCGTCTCGCGCGAGCTGCTGATGGACGTGCTGCACTACGGCTCGGATGCCGAGATCGTCGAACCGGTGATGCTGCGCGAGCAGGCCAAGGCGCTGCTTGAGCTCGCCCTGAGCAACTACGACAACTCCTGA